CTTATCATAGTTTGTTGCTGCTTCACAGTTCTCTGGATCTTTATTATGCGGACATCCCCCTGTTACAACGCAAGGGCGTGTGTATCGATAGGTGGTTCGTCGTACTGTGACCTTCCCAATACGTCCATTGGTTGTAGTTATCAGAGGTTCACGTCCGTATTCATCAGTCACGTCCTTACGGTTGTGTTTGATATAGTCATCTAACACTTCCATTTCTTCTTCTTTTAAGGCAATCATCCGCTCTCCATCTTCTTTGTTTTTCAGAGGGGTATCTGTCTCAGGTCGGTGACTCAATTCGAGAGCTGCCTTTCGTTCATGGTAGTCATCTAGATCAAGAGCGCGAAGGCTCCCTGTGCGAACCCCTGTTTTCCAGAGAATCAATATTACCACATGGTCCCTAGTGGCATACTCAAACTTATTCATAAAATTAATAATTTCTTCTGCACGATCAGCGTCAATGGTTACCTCACTTCTATTTTCTCCTTTTTCGAGAGAAGGCAAGATCACCTGTTCATAAAGATGAGGGTGTACACCGTCAATTCGTCCACAATATTCCAGGAATTGCCTAATGATAGACATCTGACTTCGCAAAGTTGTCTTATTCAGATCACCGTCCTTTTTTCTCCAATGTTTGTAATCCTCAATATCCCTTCCATTCAGGGTATTCAGATTATCAACACCGTTATTGTTACACCAGCGAATAAAATGTCGAAGTTTGTATTCTCGGGCTTGGATAGTACTATCGGCTTTGTCATCCTCAAGTGATCGTAGGTATCGTTCCTTCGCATCTTCGGGTGTCAAGGGTTGCAGGTCCGTGTCTCGCATTGTTGGCTCCTGCAAAGCCCGTGCGACGCGTTGATTCGCGGCTTCTTCTTTTGCGGGGTGGGGAATCCCTGTGGCCGACATTGCTACAAGTTAGTTTACGTTCTGATTATTAAATAAACTAACTTACCAGATACATACCGTTTACTTACCATTTTGTTACCAGGTGTGGCAATATTTTCCTGTATAC
This window of the Natrinema salifodinae genome carries:
- a CDS encoding tyrosine-type recombinase/integrase — its product is MSATGIPHPAKEEAANQRVARALQEPTMRDTDLQPLTPEDAKERYLRSLEDDKADSTIQAREYKLRHFIRWCNNNGVDNLNTLNGRDIEDYKHWRKKDGDLNKTTLRSQMSIIRQFLEYCGRIDGVHPHLYEQVILPSLEKGENRSEVTIDADRAEEIINFMNKFEYATRDHVVILILWKTGVRTGSLRALDLDDYHERKAALELSHRPETDTPLKNKEDGERMIALKEEEMEVLDDYIKHNRKDVTDEYGREPLITTTNGRIGKVTVRRTTYRYTRPCVVTGGCPHNKDPENCEAATNYDKASQCPDSVSAHPFRRGAITHHLNNDFPKPLVSDRMNVSIDVIDEHYDAEDEEGKMERRRGYLDNI